A single region of the Vicia villosa cultivar HV-30 ecotype Madison, WI linkage group LG4, Vvil1.0, whole genome shotgun sequence genome encodes:
- the LOC131597123 gene encoding uncharacterized protein LOC131597123 → MIHMCSMEHYQFYRSWMYDRMFPGRRGLKPLLMEGVAAFLSYAFAQECCRREGGVRCQCLKCGCRNIISDPSEVKRHLERVGFRPNYWVWTSNGETMQEMNIEASSSQTHIEPDINRVDPGSSSSHMQCQEQFNIVEEMFTDALGVNVAYDEPQDLDGEELPNEKAQRFYQLLKEINIPLFEGSSDSKLSMCVRLLAAKSNWNVPDQCLEFFARLMLDATPVKENMPTSYYDAKRLVSKLGLEVKKIDCCIRGCMLFYDNEFGTNDGELEECKFCESPRYLVSSKGVNQRQNRIATKSMFYLPIIPRLQRMFASMHSASQMAWHHTNRISSGMMRHPEYKMTFRRLFIDLSFSQRS, encoded by the coding sequence ATGATTCACATGTGCAGTATGGAACATTACCAAttctatcgtagttggatgtatgaTAGAATGTTTCCTGGACGACGTGGGCTTAAACCACTTTTAATGGAAGGAGTTGCCGCGTTTCTCTCGTAtgcgtttgctcaagaatgttgtcgcAGGGAAGGAGGGGTAAGGTGTCAGTGTTTAAAGTGTGGTTGCAGAAATATTATTAGTGACCCTAGTGAAGTGAAACGTCACTTGGAGAGAGTGGGTTTTAGGCCAAATTACTGGGTTTGGACATCTAATGGGGAAACAATGCAGGAGATGAATATAGAGGCTTCTAGCAGTCAAACACATATAGAACCTGATATAAATAGAGTTGATCCAGGGAGTAGTTCATCACATATGCAATGCCAGGAGCAATTTAATATCGTCGAGGAGATGTTCACTGACGCATTAGGGGTGAATGTGGCGTATGATGAACCACAAGACTTAGATGGGGAAGAGCTCCCGAATGAGAAAGCTCAAAGGTTTTATCAGCTgttgaaagaaataaatataccATTGTTTGAGGGGTCTTCTGACTCTAagctatcaatgtgtgtgagacttTTGGCTGCGAaatcaaattggaatgttcctgatcagtgtttagaATTCTTTGCGAGATTGATGTTGGACGCGACTCCTGTGAAAGAAAACATGCCTACAAGTTATTATGATGCAAAGaggttggtgtcgaagttgggattAGAAGTaaaaaagattgattgttgcattagaggttgcatgttgttttatgacaacgAGTTTGGTACAAATGATGGGgaattggaggaatgtaagttttgtgagAGTCCGAGGTATTTAGTTAGCAGTAAAGGAGTTAACCAAAGGCAAAATCGCATTGCAACAAAATCTATGTTCTATCTACCAATAATACCTAGGTTGCAAAGAATGTTTgcatcaatgcacagtgcaagccaAATGGCATGGCACCATACAAACAGAATTAGTTCAGGCATGATGCGACATCCAGAATACAAAATGACTTTTAGAAGATTGTTCATTGATTTGAGTTTTTCCCAAAGATCCTaa